From a single Lates calcarifer isolate ASB-BC8 linkage group LG12, TLL_Latcal_v3, whole genome shotgun sequence genomic region:
- the hdhd3 gene encoding haloacid dehalogenase-like hydrolase domain-containing protein 3 isoform X2: protein MRAPLRWVLWDVKDTLLKVRLSVGEQYCKESERMGLSLSPTEVDAAFRQAYQSYSRRYPNYGIAQGLDGQSWWMGVVRDTFSQCRVQDPALLNTMAHNLYHNFSNAENWEVFPDSKTALESCSSLGLNLGVVSNFDNRLEAILRVCGLLSHFSFLITSEEAGVAKPSPVIFNQALQRCGVPAASVAHVGDHYVNDYLTSRAVGIHGLLLDRHNKHFQRNVPGEHRLSSLEELPSRLQQHMD, encoded by the exons ATGCGAGCTCCTCTGAGGTGGGTGCTATGGGATGTGAAGGACACCCTGCTCAAGGTGCGTTTGTCTGTGGGAGAGCAGTACTGCAAGGAGTCTGAACGAATGGGCCTGAGCCTCAGTCCCACGGAGGTCGACGCTGCTTTCCGCCAGGCGTATCAAAGTTACTCCCGCAGATACCCAAACTATGGCATCGCACAGGGCCTGGACGGACAGTCATGGTGGATGGGGGTGGTGCGGGACACTTTCTCTCAGTGCAGGGTGCAGGACCCAGCCCTGCTAAATACAATGGCTCACAACCTTTATCATAATTTTAGCAACGCAGAGAACTGGGAG GTATTTCCAGACTCAAAGACAGCCCTGGAGAGTTGCTCTTCTCTAGGTTTGAACCTGGGTGTGGTATCCAACTTTGACAACCGCTTGGAAGCAATTTTACGTGTTTGCGGCCTTCTTTCTCACTTCAGCTTTTTGATAACTTCAGAGGAAGCAGGTGTAGCAAAGCCCAGTCCAGTCATCTTTAATCAGGCACTGCAGAGATGTGGTGTACCAGCTGCCAGCGTAGCTCACGTCGGGGACCACTATGTGAATGATTACCTCACCTCACGGGCTGTGGGCATCCACGGGCTCCTGCTAGACAGACACAACAAGCACTTCCAACGCAACGTTCCTGGAGAGCATCGGCTCAGCTCTCTGGAGGAGCTGCCATCACGGCTTCAGCAGCACATGGACTGA
- the trub2 gene encoding LOW QUALITY PROTEIN: mitochondrial mRNA pseudouridine synthase TRUB2 (The sequence of the model RefSeq protein was modified relative to this genomic sequence to represent the inferred CDS: deleted 1 base in 1 codon): MAAPAVRMFRRVEGLFCVYKPSGVHWKLVRDNIETKLLKGLNAAPSQPCPQEVRFLAQPGGDAEAPKGLTLSVASVPALSKHPLVTGPEFQYLQVGVGHRLDAFSSGVLVLAVGNGNKILNDLYRTRITRDYTLEGEFGIATDDFSHMGHVVERSTYGHITQDKLDRVLAMLQGANQKSLLMYSNVDMRSQEAYEMAVQGLLGPDGKSAPILTGLRCIRFEPPNFTIEVQCLNETQKYLRKVVHEIGLELRSTAVCKGVRRTRDGPFTLQDALTRHHWTASDIMQAIQQYKSSKKNKNYSRSKVKEPGLHPLEENTTDSQQNETNVEAVAAGRTE; encoded by the exons ATGGCGGCTCCAGCTGTTCGCATGTTTCGGAGGGTAGAGGGTCTGTTTTGTGTGTACAAACCCTCCGGTGTCCACTGGAAACTCGTACGGGACAACATCGAGACAAAGCTCCTTAAAG GTTTAAATGCAGCACCGTCCCAGCCGTGTCCTCAAGAGGTTCGCTTCTTGGCACAGCCAGGCGGTGATGCTGAGGCACCCAAGGGCCTCACACTGTCTGTAGCCTCTGTTCCTGCGCTGTCCAAACACCCTCTGG ttaCTGGACCTGAATTTCAGTATCTTCAGGTTGGAGTAGGACATCGCCTGGATGCCTTTTCCTCTGGTGTTCTAG ttCTTGCAGTTGGGAATGGAAATAAGATCCTGAATGATCTCTACAGAACACGAATCACAAGG gaCTACACACTGGAGGGTGAGTTTGGGATC GCAACAGATGATTTCTCTCACATGGGTCATGTTGTGGAAAGGTCCACCTATG GCCACATCACACAGGATAAGCTGGACAGAGTGCTGGCAATGCTGCAGGGAGCCAACCAGAAGTCCTTGTTAAT GTATTCCAATGTAGACATGCGCTCACAGGAAGCTTATGAGATGGCTGTGCAAGGTTTACTGGGTCCAGATGGGAAATCAGCGCCTATTTTGACAGGCCTGCGTTGCATTCGCTTCGAGCCCCCCAACTTCACTATAG AGGTGCAGTGCCTAAATGAAACTCAGAAGTATTTGCGCAAAGTTGTGCACGAGATAGGACTTGAGCTGCGCAGCACAGCAGTATGTAAAGGAGTCAGACGGACCAGAGACGGACCCTTCACACTGCAGGATGCCCTGACACGTCATCACTGGACTGCCTCTGATATCATGCAGGCCATCCAACAGTACAAAtcctctaaaaaaaataaaaactactcCCGATCAAAGGTCAAGGAACCAGGATTACACCCACTGGAAGAGAATACGACAGATAGTCAGCAAAATGAAACCAACGTGGAAGCAGTGGCAGCAGGTAGAACTGAATAA
- the hdhd3 gene encoding haloacid dehalogenase-like hydrolase domain-containing protein 3 isoform X1 — translation MYSGVMRAPLRWVLWDVKDTLLKVRLSVGEQYCKESERMGLSLSPTEVDAAFRQAYQSYSRRYPNYGIAQGLDGQSWWMGVVRDTFSQCRVQDPALLNTMAHNLYHNFSNAENWEVFPDSKTALESCSSLGLNLGVVSNFDNRLEAILRVCGLLSHFSFLITSEEAGVAKPSPVIFNQALQRCGVPAASVAHVGDHYVNDYLTSRAVGIHGLLLDRHNKHFQRNVPGEHRLSSLEELPSRLQQHMD, via the exons ATGTATTCAG GTGTAATGCGAGCTCCTCTGAGGTGGGTGCTATGGGATGTGAAGGACACCCTGCTCAAGGTGCGTTTGTCTGTGGGAGAGCAGTACTGCAAGGAGTCTGAACGAATGGGCCTGAGCCTCAGTCCCACGGAGGTCGACGCTGCTTTCCGCCAGGCGTATCAAAGTTACTCCCGCAGATACCCAAACTATGGCATCGCACAGGGCCTGGACGGACAGTCATGGTGGATGGGGGTGGTGCGGGACACTTTCTCTCAGTGCAGGGTGCAGGACCCAGCCCTGCTAAATACAATGGCTCACAACCTTTATCATAATTTTAGCAACGCAGAGAACTGGGAG GTATTTCCAGACTCAAAGACAGCCCTGGAGAGTTGCTCTTCTCTAGGTTTGAACCTGGGTGTGGTATCCAACTTTGACAACCGCTTGGAAGCAATTTTACGTGTTTGCGGCCTTCTTTCTCACTTCAGCTTTTTGATAACTTCAGAGGAAGCAGGTGTAGCAAAGCCCAGTCCAGTCATCTTTAATCAGGCACTGCAGAGATGTGGTGTACCAGCTGCCAGCGTAGCTCACGTCGGGGACCACTATGTGAATGATTACCTCACCTCACGGGCTGTGGGCATCCACGGGCTCCTGCTAGACAGACACAACAAGCACTTCCAACGCAACGTTCCTGGAGAGCATCGGCTCAGCTCTCTGGAGGAGCTGCCATCACGGCTTCAGCAGCACATGGACTGA